In Mytilus edulis chromosome 13, xbMytEdul2.2, whole genome shotgun sequence, a single window of DNA contains:
- the LOC139501049 gene encoding uncharacterized protein codes for MICAACLPESHSNHKFQEIEEAFDQKLAEIKSVKEKTNKQFQVIERDTETFEKFLSCVDESYNNEAFRILYKYSLLHKFLDQKSTALINSLQDAKKEAGEQISKEKALLQEHKQILSLRTEKIDKTLISLEPEKVFSILHEIENVNLPTYNINVGKRLNFNSLLHQTTIPDLDFISQIETTRQQVSTKFNIVEKYVLDIQGKLAGVSFCKNDHTMAWIYDDQNTLRKIKFAKNGMKFVKGIQVQVQDISIDAGGTLFILEKDSTEIKTLPKKNGMKTFLDMSPYYPISIHITKDNEIIVGLIKDKECKVVVLLRSGEKKREFEITSKDEMLFSFPCKIATNSKGHIWVLDCPPGSKGRIVIIKKDGCLKFITDANNPKEDFCPADITSTSTGHVIVLNSKYHRLCVFTEDGDYLAHEYLSSFKKNIDMDNSEMIASNIPKFPEDFSDMTKYLSFALCIDSDSNGLLLVGSENINTKFAKISTDLCLVKIETSKD; via the coding sequence atgatATGTGCCGCTTGTTTACCAGAATCCCATTCAAATCATAAATTCCAGGAGATTGAAGAAGCTTTTGACCAAAAACTGGCAGAAATAAAAAGTGTAAAAGAAAAGACCAATAAACAATTCCAGGTCATTGAAAGAGATacagaaacatttgaaaaattcCTTTCATGTGTTGATGAAAGTTATAATAATGAGGCATTTAGAATATTGTATAAATATTCTCTATTGCACAAGTTCCTAGATCAAAAAAGTACTGCTTTGATAAATTCTCTACAAGATGCAAAAAAAGAAGCAGGTGAACAAATTTCAAAAGAGAAGGCTTTGTTACAGgaacataaacaaatattatcGCTCAGGACtgaaaaaattgacaaaacactCATATCTTTGGAACCTGAAAAGGTATTTAGTATTctacatgaaattgaaaatgttaaTCTCCCAACTTATAACATAAATGTTGGAAAACGCTTGAATTTCAATTCCCTGTTGCATCAAACTACAATTCCAGATTTAGACTTTATCTCTCAAATTGAAACTACAAGACAACAAGTCAGCACAAAATTTAATATTGTAGAAAAGTATGTTCTGGATATCCAAGGAAAACTTGCTGGTGTTTCTTTTTGTAAGAATGACCATACCATGGCATGGATTTACGATGATCAGAACACACTAAGAAAAATAAAGTTTGCTAAAAATGGTATGAAATTTGTGAAAGGAATCCAGGTTCAAGTTCAAGATATTTCAATTGATGCAGGAGGAACTCTTTTTATCCTTGAGAAGGATAGCACAGAAATCAAGACACTACCGAAGAAAAATGGTATGAAAACTTTTCTGGACATGTCACCTTACTATCCAATCAGCATCCATATTACAAAGGACAACGAAATAATAGTAGGTCTCATCAAGGATAAAGAATGTAAAGTCGTTGTCCTATTAAGGTCAGGCGAAAAAAAGCGGGAATTTGAAATTACCTCAAAAGATGAAATGCTATTTTCATTTCCATGCAAAATAGCTACCAATAGCAAAGGGCACATTTGGGTTCTTGATTGTCCACCAGGTAGTAAAGGAAGAATTGTGATCATAAAAAAAGATGGCTGTCTAAAGTTCATTACAGATGCAAATAATCCCAAAGAAGATTTTTGTCCTGCAGACATCACCTCAACTTCAACGGGTCATGTAATTGTCCTAAATTCTAAGTACCATAGACTCTGCGTTTTCACAGAGGACGGTGATTATCTGGCTCATGAATATCTaagcagttttaaaaaaaatatagacatgGACAACAGTGAAATGATTGCAAGCAATATACCCAAATTTCCAGAAGACTTTAGTGACATGACAAAATATTTGTCATTTGCGCTGTGTATTGACTCAGACAGTAATGGTCTACTACTAGTTGGAAGTGAAAACATTAATACTAAATTTGCTAAAATATCAACAGATTTATGCTTGGTGAAAATTGAAACTTCTAAAGACTGA